From the genome of Caloranaerobacter sp. TR13, one region includes:
- a CDS encoding UDP-N-acetylglucosamine 1-carboxyvinyltransferase: MEKLIVEGGIKLEGQVNISGFKNAAVAIIPASILSGDKCYIENIPHIRDVYLFKDIMQELGVDVELDENGTMTIDSSKLDKCCATYDLANKMRASYYLIGAGLGRFKEVEVAYPGGCNIGTRPIDQHIKGFEALGAEVEIEHGVIRCKADKLVGAKIYLDVVSVGATINIMLAAVLAEGTTIIENAAKEPHVVDVANFLNMMGADVRGAGTDVIKIKGVDKLHGCTYSVIPDQIEAGTYMIAAAATGGDVLINNVIPKHLESITAKLKEMGVEVIEYGDSIRVKGSDNLKSVNIKTLPYPGFPTDLQQPMTVLLSTVNGTSVVTESIFEGRFKYVDELKRMGANIKVEGRVAVVEGVKRLSGARISVTDLRAGAAFIIAGLIAEGITEINNIYHIDRGYEKIEEKFRNLGAKIKRVEI; the protein is encoded by the coding sequence ATGGAAAAGCTTATAGTTGAAGGTGGAATAAAACTTGAAGGTCAAGTTAATATAAGTGGATTTAAGAATGCTGCAGTTGCTATTATACCTGCTTCTATATTATCAGGAGATAAGTGTTATATAGAAAATATTCCTCATATTAGAGATGTATATCTATTTAAAGATATAATGCAGGAGTTAGGTGTAGATGTAGAGCTAGATGAAAATGGGACTATGACAATAGATTCAAGCAAACTTGATAAATGCTGTGCTACATATGATTTGGCAAATAAGATGAGAGCTTCTTACTATTTAATAGGGGCAGGTTTAGGAAGATTTAAGGAAGTTGAAGTAGCTTATCCCGGAGGATGTAATATAGGTACTAGACCAATAGATCAGCATATAAAGGGATTTGAAGCATTAGGAGCAGAAGTAGAGATAGAGCATGGTGTTATTAGATGTAAAGCAGATAAATTAGTAGGCGCAAAGATATATCTTGATGTAGTTAGTGTTGGTGCTACAATTAATATTATGCTTGCAGCTGTATTAGCTGAAGGTACTACAATAATTGAAAATGCTGCTAAAGAACCACATGTTGTTGATGTAGCTAACTTCTTGAACATGATGGGTGCTGATGTAAGAGGAGCAGGAACAGATGTTATAAAAATAAAAGGCGTTGATAAGTTACACGGATGTACTTATAGCGTTATCCCTGACCAGATTGAAGCAGGTACATATATGATAGCTGCTGCTGCTACAGGAGGAGATGTGTTAATTAATAATGTTATTCCTAAGCATTTGGAGTCTATAACAGCTAAATTAAAGGAGATGGGTGTTGAAGTAATAGAGTATGGTGATTCTATAAGAGTTAAAGGGTCTGATAATCTTAAAAGTGTAAATATTAAGACTTTACCATACCCAGGTTTTCCGACAGATTTACAACAACCAATGACGGTATTATTGTCAACAGTAAATGGTACAAGTGTAGTTACTGAAAGTATTTTTGAAGGAAGATTTAAATATGTTGATGAATTAAAGCGTATGGGTGCAAATATAAAAGTGGAAGGTAGAGTTGCGGTAGTAGAAGGAGTAAAGCGTTTAAGTGGAGCTAGGATATCAGTAACAGACTTAAGAGCTGGAGCAGCATTTATAATAGCAGGTCTTATTGCAGAAGGGATAACAGAAATAAACAATATTTATCATATAGATAGAGGTTATGAAAAGATTGAAGAGAAGTTTAGGAACTTAGGAGCAAAAATTAAGAGAGTTGAAATTTAG
- the yycI gene encoding two-component system regulatory protein YycI, producing MDWSKAINILIIAFLITNLILVYVLIDNKRDESAYLTVKEEFIKEVENLLSQKGIKIDADIPRTIPSLPLLTIEYEIQDPQKLAQKLLGDYNKEVVDGEILYKNGSETLKIIDNKKIVYKNDSSIKIYNQLNKNIAISIAENFIKSKGFDQNDYKLTDYSFNGNRHILRYTKTNKDMLLEKSYMIFEIDNTGIKRFERLWFNFVKTSERKITISSAPESLLRLLTMEDVYGKTIVDIRLCYYFDPIKHGARDWKKTLKGEAGPAWRIKLSDGTLIFVD from the coding sequence ATGGATTGGTCGAAGGCCATAAATATACTGATAATAGCATTCTTAATTACGAATTTAATTTTGGTATATGTGCTTATTGATAATAAAAGAGATGAAAGTGCTTACCTTACTGTAAAGGAAGAATTTATAAAAGAAGTTGAGAATCTTCTTTCTCAGAAAGGTATAAAGATTGATGCAGATATACCTAGAACTATTCCATCTTTACCTCTATTGACTATAGAATATGAAATACAAGACCCACAAAAATTAGCACAAAAATTACTAGGTGATTATAATAAAGAAGTTGTTGATGGAGAAATATTATATAAAAATGGAAGTGAAACGTTAAAAATAATAGATAATAAAAAAATAGTATATAAAAATGATTCTTCTATTAAAATTTATAATCAACTTAACAAAAATATAGCAATTTCGATTGCAGAGAATTTCATTAAGAGCAAAGGTTTTGATCAAAATGATTATAAATTAACAGATTATAGTTTTAATGGGAATAGACATATTTTAAGATATACTAAAACAAATAAAGATATGTTATTAGAGAAAAGTTATATGATATTTGAAATAGATAATACAGGGATTAAAAGATTTGAGAGGCTTTGGTTTAATTTTGTAAAGACGAGTGAACGTAAGATAACAATAAGTTCTGCACCTGAGTCTCTTCTAAGGCTGCTTACGATGGAAGATGTTTATGGGAAAACTATAGTAGATATAAGATTGTGTTATTATTTTGATCCGATAAAACATGGTGCAAGAGATTGGAAGAAGACATTAAAAGGAGAAGCAGGACCAGCTTGGAGAATAAAGCTTAGTGATGGAACTTTGATATTTGTAGATTGA
- the yycH gene encoding two-component system activity regulator YycH: MQRERAKAFLLVSLVLISIFLTQQLWIQFPFTLIPSFNEDKDKGIGYNYILSDVISPEKYLINFGGNYTILYSGERYDLWLKTRSYLKGILQNEDLSYKEIDEREIIKNDVKKSINLFFTEDIPIYMLVKVLNCKPSSSIYNSIKNVRNIYIYLGRNPYIVLSNKTNHIKIYNIKVDTSILIDTLNEIERENVLKYYSIRMWGIDKDVYIPINTSSLNYIIPYVYVNNEMNTESYLSMESVAKSFFREDLEYARKIVETDGSVIFLYGQKGLKISKNGLIEYFNTLDENVTERNLFISLNKAVDFITNHLGWPEEAYLSSIEEIEYKGNKGYRFKFTYRVNNLTIYTDRNKFSSPIEIEVFNKNVKSYKRYIRTISKVEYKKSSKETVLPPEKVIETNLSMIKADVAKKNNLKIEQIDNFTILSLIDDIELGYFDYGDKKYKQKLMGVWVIAVDGITYIFDMHDGKFVDGGLPE, encoded by the coding sequence ATGCAAAGAGAGAGGGCGAAGGCTTTTTTGCTAGTATCTTTGGTTCTCATTAGTATTTTTTTAACACAACAATTATGGATACAATTTCCATTCACCTTAATTCCTTCTTTTAATGAAGATAAAGACAAAGGTATTGGATATAATTATATTTTGTCAGATGTGATATCTCCTGAAAAGTACTTAATTAATTTTGGGGGTAATTATACTATATTATATTCAGGCGAGAGATATGATTTATGGTTGAAAACTAGGTCCTATTTAAAAGGGATTCTACAAAATGAAGATTTAAGTTATAAGGAGATAGACGAAAGAGAAATTATTAAGAACGATGTTAAAAAATCTATAAATTTATTTTTTACCGAAGATATACCAATATATATGTTAGTAAAGGTACTGAATTGTAAGCCTTCAAGTTCGATTTATAATAGTATAAAAAATGTACGGAATATTTATATTTATTTGGGAAGAAATCCTTACATAGTACTTAGCAATAAAACTAATCATATAAAAATATATAATATTAAGGTTGATACTAGTATCTTAATAGATACATTGAATGAAATAGAAAGAGAAAATGTGCTTAAATATTATTCAATCCGAATGTGGGGTATAGACAAGGATGTTTATATTCCTATTAATACATCAAGTTTAAATTATATAATTCCTTATGTGTATGTAAATAATGAAATGAATACTGAAAGTTATCTGTCTATGGAATCTGTAGCAAAAAGTTTTTTTAGAGAAGATCTAGAGTATGCTAGAAAAATAGTTGAGACTGACGGATCTGTTATTTTTTTATATGGACAAAAAGGTTTGAAGATATCAAAAAATGGGCTAATTGAATATTTTAATACTCTAGATGAAAACGTAACGGAGAGAAATCTTTTTATTAGCTTAAATAAAGCGGTAGACTTTATTACAAATCATTTAGGATGGCCGGAAGAAGCCTATTTGTCTTCTATTGAAGAAATAGAGTATAAAGGGAATAAAGGATATAGATTTAAATTTACATATAGAGTTAATAATTTAACTATTTATACTGATAGAAATAAGTTTAGCAGTCCTATAGAAATAGAAGTATTTAATAAGAATGTAAAAAGCTATAAAAGATATATAAGGACTATAAGTAAGGTTGAATACAAAAAATCTTCTAAGGAGACAGTTTTGCCACCAGAGAAGGTTATAGAAACTAATTTGTCGATGATTAAAGCAGATGTAGCTAAGAAAAACAATTTGAAAATAGAACAAATTGATAATTTTACGATTTTGTCATTGATAGATGATATTGAGTTAGGATATTTTGATTATGGGGATAAAAAGTATAAACAAAAATTAATGGGGGTATGGGTAATTGCTGTAGATGGAATTACTTATATTTTTGATATGCATGATGGTAAGTTTGTCGATGGGGGGCTACCGGAATAG
- a CDS encoding ATP-binding protein → MFNSVRWKFITIYFLLVFIAMVIVGVFIIENLEKHQLNQVSDDMEYRIEEIIRSSAIQQDNWERSKESIQSTISKWPLKTTETLYILSNSQIPEILASNNRKFQGKKAFECRLLNSALILSALDGEKVDAIISNSDRSDVKEKHLAYPVFNKIGEVKGIIYLISDLKDVYDTIDESKIILTQATLLALFITVFLGFFIAKSITGPINDVTVKAEKMAKGDFDQFVDVKSDDEIGQLASMFNYLTQKLKATISEVYSEKSKMDTIFTYMADGVIAVNKDGEIIHANPIVLDLFGLSYDELNKKKYDDLVRSLNEKLTLEYIQKIDKWEGSEVFEYNSVIYRARFAPFKNENGDYGGLIVVLQDITEQQKLENMRKEFVANVSHELKTPITTIKSYTETLLEGAIDNTQYSMQFLNVINNECDRMARIVRDLLQLSNLDFKQTKWNMTKISVKELIEETLKRTEIFAKEKNQSINVQMEENITDIFADKDGILQVILNIVSNAIKYTPEKGEISIVVKRENDNVIITVKDNGIGIPEEDLDRIFERFYRVDKARSRALGGTGLGLSIAKQIVEAHNGDIKIRSKYNVGTEVDIILPIAGV, encoded by the coding sequence ATGTTCAATAGTGTCAGATGGAAATTTATAACTATTTACTTTCTATTAGTATTTATAGCGATGGTTATAGTAGGAGTATTTATTATAGAAAATTTAGAGAAACATCAACTTAATCAGGTTTCTGATGATATGGAGTATCGTATTGAGGAAATAATAAGATCTTCGGCAATACAACAAGATAATTGGGAAAGATCAAAGGAAAGTATACAATCTACTATTTCAAAATGGCCTTTAAAGACTACAGAAACTTTATATATATTAAGTAATTCACAAATACCAGAGATATTAGCAAGCAACAATAGAAAATTTCAGGGTAAAAAAGCTTTTGAGTGCAGATTACTTAATTCAGCTTTGATACTATCTGCTTTAGATGGAGAAAAAGTTGATGCTATCATATCCAATTCAGATAGATCAGATGTAAAAGAGAAACATTTAGCTTATCCTGTATTTAATAAAATTGGAGAAGTTAAGGGAATTATATATCTTATATCAGATTTAAAAGATGTATATGATACTATAGATGAATCTAAAATTATTTTGACCCAGGCAACACTATTAGCCTTATTTATTACAGTTTTTCTGGGTTTTTTTATTGCAAAAAGTATAACAGGACCGATAAATGATGTTACAGTAAAAGCTGAAAAAATGGCTAAAGGTGATTTTGACCAGTTTGTTGATGTTAAATCAGATGATGAAATTGGACAGTTAGCTAGCATGTTTAACTATTTAACTCAAAAACTTAAAGCAACAATATCTGAAGTATATAGTGAAAAGAGTAAAATGGATACCATCTTTACTTATATGGCTGATGGTGTGATAGCAGTGAATAAAGATGGAGAAATCATACATGCAAATCCGATTGTTTTAGATTTATTTGGACTGTCTTATGATGAGTTAAACAAAAAGAAATATGATGATTTAGTAAGATCATTAAATGAAAAGTTGACGTTAGAATATATTCAAAAGATTGATAAATGGGAAGGTAGCGAAGTTTTTGAATATAATTCAGTAATTTACAGAGCTAGATTTGCACCATTTAAAAATGAAAATGGTGACTACGGTGGTCTTATAGTAGTCTTGCAGGATATAACTGAACAACAAAAACTAGAGAATATGAGAAAGGAATTTGTTGCTAATGTATCTCACGAGTTAAAAACTCCGATAACAACTATTAAAAGTTATACAGAAACTCTCCTTGAAGGTGCAATTGACAATACACAATATTCTATGCAATTTTTAAATGTAATAAATAATGAATGTGATAGAATGGCTAGAATTGTAAGAGATTTATTACAACTTTCGAATCTTGATTTTAAACAGACAAAATGGAATATGACAAAAATTTCTGTAAAAGAGCTTATAGAAGAAACTTTAAAAAGAACAGAGATATTTGCAAAGGAGAAAAATCAAAGCATAAATGTTCAAATGGAGGAAAATATTACAGATATTTTTGCTGATAAGGATGGTATATTGCAGGTAATACTAAACATAGTTAGTAATGCTATTAAGTATACTCCTGAAAAGGGCGAAATAAGTATTGTTGTAAAAAGAGAAAATGATAATGTGATTATTACTGTTAAAGATAATGGTATTGGTATTCCAGAAGAAGATTTAGATAGAATATTTGAAAGATTTTATAGAGTAGACAAAGCAAGATCTAGAGCTTTAGGTGGTACAGGCTTAGGGCTTTCAATAGCAAAGCAGATAGTAGAAGCACATAATGGAGATATAAAGATAAGAAGTAAGTATAATGTTGGTACGGAAGTTGATATTATTTTACCTATTGCAGGGGTGTAA
- the yycF gene encoding response regulator YycF, translating into MMNKKILVVDDEKPIAEILKFNIEKEGFQVELAYDGEDAVFKAFSLKPDLILLDVMLPKKDGFQVLKEIRHKLKTPVLMLTAKEEEVDKVLGLELGADDYITKPFSMRELIARVKANLRRVDMSNGDSNGEIIVCEDLVIDLNRYEVKKNNKIIELTLREFELLKFLATKSGQVFSREQLLEEVWGYEYYGDIRTVDVTVRRLREKVEDDSSSPRYVLTKRGVGYYFRRA; encoded by the coding sequence TTGATGAATAAGAAAATCCTAGTTGTAGATGACGAGAAACCTATTGCTGAAATATTGAAATTTAACATAGAGAAGGAAGGGTTTCAAGTTGAATTGGCATATGATGGTGAAGATGCTGTATTTAAAGCTTTTAGCTTAAAACCAGATTTGATTCTATTGGATGTAATGTTACCTAAAAAAGATGGGTTCCAAGTACTTAAAGAAATAAGACATAAACTTAAGACTCCTGTACTAATGTTAACAGCTAAGGAAGAAGAAGTGGACAAGGTATTAGGATTAGAACTTGGAGCTGATGATTACATAACAAAACCTTTTAGTATGAGAGAACTTATAGCTAGAGTTAAAGCTAATTTAAGAAGAGTAGATATGTCAAATGGGGATTCTAATGGAGAAATAATAGTTTGTGAAGATTTAGTTATAGATTTAAATAGATATGAAGTTAAAAAGAACAATAAGATTATAGAGTTGACATTAAGAGAATTTGAATTACTTAAGTTTTTAGCAACAAAATCTGGGCAAGTTTTTTCAAGAGAACAATTACTTGAGGAAGTTTGGGGCTATGAATATTATGGAGATATAAGAACAGTAGACGTTACTGTAAGAAGGTTAAGAGAAAAAGTGGAAGATGATTCTAGTAGTCCTAGGTATGTCCTCACTAAAAGAGGTGTTGGATATTACTTTAGGAGGGCGTAA
- a CDS encoding peptidase MA family metallohydrolase: MKKHIKDILRLLIVVILVLIFIFITNVRVVGYLKGSINTLYNNIEKKRILANIKDYDILETKHFIIRFDKEDKEVAYLTGEIAEKYYNVVCKMFDYYNKEKNIIIIYDDGNELLKNTRLNKQTYPVGVYYGGMINILSPKLWIKDTENFNMVYEKDGPIVHEFTHLIVDKITHGNYPMWLTEGIALYAEYKLTGFEWGKDIQYLDKVDIKSLDKNFYQLDQYIAYRKSFEVIKKISDIWGFEKLKDILITLGEGNNLKSSTKAVLKINLYELK, from the coding sequence ATGAAAAAACATATAAAAGATATTTTAAGATTGTTGATTGTTGTAATACTTGTTCTTATATTTATTTTCATTACTAATGTAAGGGTTGTTGGATATTTAAAGGGTTCTATCAATACTTTGTATAATAATATAGAAAAAAAGAGGATATTAGCAAATATAAAAGATTACGATATATTAGAAACTAAACATTTTATTATAAGATTTGATAAAGAAGATAAGGAAGTTGCATATCTAACAGGAGAAATAGCAGAAAAATATTATAATGTTGTTTGTAAGATGTTTGATTATTATAATAAAGAAAAGAACATTATTATAATATACGATGATGGAAATGAACTATTGAAAAATACACGTTTAAATAAACAAACATATCCAGTTGGTGTTTATTATGGTGGAATGATTAACATATTATCTCCTAAACTATGGATAAAAGATACTGAAAACTTCAATATGGTTTATGAAAAAGATGGTCCTATTGTTCATGAATTTACTCATCTTATAGTTGATAAGATTACTCATGGAAATTACCCAATGTGGCTTACAGAAGGAATAGCACTTTATGCAGAATATAAATTAACGGGTTTTGAGTGGGGAAAAGATATTCAATATTTAGATAAAGTAGATATAAAGAGTTTAGATAAAAATTTTTATCAGTTAGACCAATATATTGCATATAGAAAATCTTTTGAAGTTATAAAAAAGATTTCTGATATTTGGGGATTTGAGAAGTTAAAAGACATTTTAATAACCTTAGGAGAAGGTAATAATTTAAAAAGTTCAACTAAAGCAGTATTAAAGATTAATTTATACGAGTTAAAATAA
- a CDS encoding S8 family peptidase produces MRRQRKYKIDPIVSAKLNSKSKEEIPVIIRAKNGNFNMLSNIVLGMSSKVKRTLPLVGGIACNLNIEAISKLAKDPNIEYISFDSKVFALLDIATSSIKSNFAHELGYTGKGVTVAVIDTGVAPHNDLTKPRNRIIGFKDFINDKTSPYDDNGHGTHVSGIIASNGYSSKGKYAGVAPECNILGVKALDSSGSGSTSDIVAAIEWVIKTKNVYNTKIINLSLGSPPTNPYNEDPLVKAVEEAVKSGLTVVVAAGNSGPAKETILSPGNSKKVITVGAVDDNKTPELSDDFIAPFSSRGPTKEGFKKPDVVAPGVDIMSLSSSNLSSYTSLSGTSMATPMVSGACALLYNKHGNLSPSQVKAMIMKSCVDLKDTYNNQGSGVINLERLFKEKPIEDVPEEKPYTENLFGDNFIAIVLLFLLLSKRI; encoded by the coding sequence ATGAGGAGGCAAAGAAAGTATAAAATTGATCCGATAGTAAGTGCTAAGCTTAATTCGAAATCTAAAGAAGAAATTCCTGTTATTATCAGAGCTAAAAACGGTAATTTCAATATGCTTAGCAATATCGTATTAGGTATGTCAAGTAAAGTTAAACGTACTCTTCCTCTAGTAGGCGGAATAGCTTGTAATTTAAATATTGAAGCTATAAGTAAATTAGCAAAAGATCCAAATATCGAATATATAAGTTTTGATTCTAAAGTTTTTGCCCTATTAGATATCGCAACTTCTTCTATAAAAAGTAATTTCGCTCATGAATTAGGATATACAGGCAAAGGAGTAACAGTTGCTGTAATTGATACAGGTGTAGCACCACATAATGACCTTACCAAACCTAGAAACAGAATTATAGGTTTTAAAGATTTCATAAACGATAAAACTTCACCATATGATGACAATGGTCATGGCACACATGTTTCAGGTATAATAGCTTCAAATGGATATTCATCAAAAGGTAAATATGCAGGTGTAGCACCAGAATGTAATATTTTAGGAGTAAAAGCATTAGACAGCTCAGGAAGCGGTAGTACATCAGATATAGTTGCAGCAATAGAATGGGTAATAAAGACTAAAAACGTATACAATACTAAAATAATAAATCTATCATTAGGTAGCCCACCTACAAATCCATACAATGAAGATCCTCTTGTAAAAGCAGTAGAAGAAGCTGTTAAATCTGGTTTAACTGTTGTTGTTGCTGCCGGCAATAGTGGACCAGCTAAAGAAACAATATTGTCTCCAGGTAATTCTAAAAAAGTAATTACAGTTGGAGCAGTAGACGATAATAAGACTCCTGAATTAAGTGATGACTTCATTGCACCTTTTTCAAGTAGAGGACCTACAAAAGAAGGATTCAAAAAACCAGACGTTGTAGCTCCAGGTGTGGATATCATGTCGCTATCAAGTAGCAATCTTAGTAGCTATACTTCATTAAGTGGTACCTCTATGGCTACCCCTATGGTATCAGGAGCCTGCGCCCTATTATACAACAAACATGGCAACCTTAGTCCAAGTCAAGTTAAAGCAATGATTATGAAATCCTGTGTAGATTTAAAAGATACCTATAATAATCAAGGCAGTGGGGTAATTAATCTAGAAAGACTATTTAAAGAAAAACCTATTGAAGATGTCCCTGAAGAAAAACCATATACAGAAAACTTATTTGGAGACAATTTCATTGCTATTGTATTGCTGTTCTTGCTTTTAAGTAAAAGAATTTAA